CTCTAATTCCTTTGGATATTGTTTTTCCAATGGGAACTCCTGAAACAGAATTTCCAAGTCATAAAATATTTGTTCAAGAAACGTTGGCTACCGCTTTTGAAATTAGTTTGACAAATTTCTATGTATTTCAACAAGGTCACCATTATCATGACGCTCAAAAGGTTGGAGCATCTATGGAAGGTTCGCTTAATAAAGTTGCATCAGGAATTTTCACACATAGCATTTTTGAAATAGATGGGCAGCATGTGGAGTTTTCTGGACATTTCGAACCTTTGGATCAACTAGATATAATGTGAGCGGAGCCGAACAGTATTTGTATGCATTAGAAGGTTGCATATGCTGGTGATCGCAAAGCCAATTCTATACTACTATAGGTTACAAAATGAAGGAATTAAATTTTGAATATGATTTACAGGAGGAGTTAAAAAGGCTTTCTTCTTCCATTGGATTTAAAGTTGCAAATTATAAGCCACTGGACAAAATGCTTTTGGACTACTTAACGGTGAGAACTAAAATTATTGAGCCCTTAAATAGAACTGTCTTAATAAATCCTCGCTTTAAACTTGAAATACTTACTCATCCCAAAAAGAAAGAAATTGAGTTTGTTATCAATGCCGCAGCAGAAGGTAGAAATTTGAACGTCTTCCAAAACAAACGACTTTTGGAATCAAACTTTCACGATCACTTACAAAATGAGTGGAATATTTTTCACTTTCACCTATCATTAAAGAAAGAAAAGAAATCGAAATTTGTAAAGCAGGTAAATTCATTGCTATTTGCCTATATTAATAAAGAGCATATCGTTTTTTTAGGCTCAGATACGCATAATGACGATGTTTTTGGCAACCCAAAATGGATTGAGGTTTTACATGATTTCTTTCCAGATATCATTAAAGAATATAGAAACGATGAGATAGTTTCAGTTTATCCTAAAGTTAATTCAAAGGAGCGTCAAACCTTGTGGAACAAAGGGTATACGTTGGGTATGACTGAGATTAGGGGAGTAGTATACCATAGTCCCGGAGTTGGAAGGGCTACAAGCGGCCACAGTCTGATGAATTCCAGGACAGCAGACGAAATCTTGCGGTGGATTTATAAACTAAAGGAGCAGGTTCTTGACTCACACCATTTGCTTTGTAAATATCTTCAGATAGATGAGCATTTGGCAAAATTTAAGATAAGGTTTGGAGAAGAAACTTTGGAGCTGTACGAAAGAACAACCGAAGAAACACTTGTAGTTTTTCCAGATATTTTGCAAGAAAAGACAGAATTAGAGAAAAGGATAATCCCTTAGGATCACGACAAATTTTGTAGTTTCGTTTAACCTGCACAGTTATGCAAAATTAAATAGACATAACTTCATATTTCAACCCTTAATCTCCAAGTAATAGTGTCAAAATCAGTTACATACCCAAGATTTATCAGCAATCTACCCTGCGGCGACGATTTATTCGAAAGTAAGTCACAGGAGAGAACGGCCAAGCAAATTGCAGAGCATATTACAGCCGGTGATAAGGATTATCAATTGATAGGCCTTGATGGTGAATGGGGATCAGGTAAATCGAATGCGATTAGTATTGTAAGAAAGCAATTAGAAAAAAAACATCACCTATTTATATACGACACATGGGCACATCAGGAGGATCTTCAGAGACGGTCTTTTCTTGAAGAACTTACAGACGACCTACAAAAAAATCATATTGTTGATCAGGTAGAGTGGCGAACCCGACTGAATGACTTGCTAGCCAAGAAGAAAGTCACGATTACAAAAACAATCCCAAGATTAAGTTATGCAATTATAGCTTCTCTTCTCGTTGCAATATTGACGCCGTTAACAAAGGTGATTTCAGACGAAGTGCCTGATGATAAGCCTATTTACAAATTTCTTATTGCTGCAGCACCTCTGATGATTGCAATTGGCGTATGGATTATAGCAGCCCTCCGGGATAAGCAACTTTGGAACATTACGCAGCTGTTTAGTATATATGAAAAACAGGATCTGCAAAAGATCACCGATGAAACAATTTCAGAAAATGAACCTTCTGTTCGGGAATTTCGAAACTGGATGCATCAACTTGACCAGGCTTCTAACAAGAAAATTGTTATTGTATTCGATAACATGGATCGTCTGCCATCTGAAAAGATAAAAATAATATGGGCGCTGCTTCACACATTCTTTTCGGCAGGATACTATTCAAATATTTGGGTGATTGTGCCGTTTGATCGATCACATGTAAGACAAGCATTTGAAAAAGACGGAGGAGACAACAATTTTGAAAAAACGAATCATTTTATTAATAAAACGTTTTCGGTAATATTTACTATATCTCCGGCTGTACTAACCGATTGGAAAAAGTTTTTTGAAATAAAGTTCAAAGATGCATTTGGAGAGGAAGAGAAAGCAGAATTTATCATCGCAAGGAAAATATTTGATTTGCATCACGCTTCAATTACCCCACGAAAAATAATTGCCTTTCTAAATGATATTGTATCTCAAAAAATGATCTGGCGGGAGCAAATTAAGTTACGTTATATTGCTACATTTGTTTTGAACAGGCAGGAGATTGCTGCCTCGCCTTTATTTGAAATTTTCAACAAAAAGTTTCTTGGAAAAGCAAAGGGCCTTTTTGCAGGTGATGACACTGTTTCTAACAATATTGCGGCTTTGCTTTATAACATCCCTTTAGAAAAAGCGGCTCAGGTTGCCCTACAACGTGAAATAGAAATTACGATTAGGGAACGAAGAATAGATGATCTTAAAAAAATGGCTGACTCCCCAGATTTTATCAGCATTTTAGAACAGCTTGAGGTTGAAGATATTGATATTGAAGCGACAACAATATGTTTGAATGAGATACAAAAAGCGCTACCAACTACAAATGAAGATTCATTCCAAGTAATATGGGATCGCATAATAGGTTCACAACTAGCTACACAAATTCAGGCGGTTGAATTTACTGAAATCCATAAAATACTTATTCAGCAATCACGGCCGGAACAGCGCAAATACTTTGTTGCGTATCTGCTAAAGGGATTCTCTGGGGCTTCAGAATTTGCAGGTTCAAGATATTTTTCGGCGCTGTCGGGCATAGAGGAATTCCTGAAAGTAAATAATTTTAATATCGATTATTTATTGCTGGTAAAACCAAAACAACTATCGCCGGAGCAATTTCTTGACTATCTTGATAAAGCTGGCAGCAACTATAAGAAATATAAAGCTAGTTCCGCTAGCGCTTCCGTTGAAGAATATCTTCTTAATAAAACACCAGGAGACCTTGCCAACGCTTCTGTTATTCAGCATCTAAAAGACGAATTTCAGTTCACTGAACTTAAACATAAAATTGAAAGTACTATAAACAACAAGCAAGTGACTTTGCAAAATGTTTATTCATTGTTTGCGACTTACAGTGCGGTTTCACCTGAGTTGCTTCTAAGTGCAAAATTGCAAGATCAACAGATATACGATTTGTTGGCTGAGGCAGAGGAGGATTCAAATGAATACAACGAGCTTGCTACTATGAGGATTGCACGTGCGAATAAATTTGCGAATAACGGTCCGGCGATGAATACACTGCTTTCCGTGGTTGATGATGACTATATTTCAGCCATTTACTCCCGGATTCAATGTTATGCAGATTACGGCGGTCTTTTGGTATCTGTTTGTAACTGGCAAAAGCCGGCTTTACAAGCAGTGCTGAAGAAAATGATACTCAGTAGCAATGGGCAGTCCTTGAGAATATTAGAAATACTTTCGAGGTTTAGTCAAATCGCTGTCGCTGTAGGGGTTAGCAAAGAGGACTTGTTGAAGGACTTGAATCGTTGGGTGGATAGCTTAAGAGATCAACTAACAATTGACTATTTAAAATCAGCGATACCGGATGAGGAGTTTTACAAAGATGCACTCTCCATTGAATGCGAGTTGTCAGACCTAGTCTTAAAAATTGCCGTTAAATATGTCGAACAGGAGTCCGAAGATCATTGGAACGAGGCATTTAAAGGAAATGACCCTTATTTGCTCAATGTCTTAAACATTCTGCTACCTTCTGATAAGATTGTAGAATTTCCCCAAAGTTTATTTGCCGCATATAAAACTGCTCTTAAAGCAATAGCCGATGGTGATGATGATTATGATATTTCCAATGTCCCACATGGTTTGTGGGACATGCTGTTCGTTAAGTGTGACAAATCTCATTTACAGGCAACTGTTAAAGACATCAGAGACATTTTTTTAAGAGATTCGAAAATATTGGAAACGCAATTTCTATTTTTTGAACCCATGTTGAGGGAACTTGGAGGACTGCAGGAATGGAGTGGTGAGGTTGTAAGGAAGATTTTAACTTCTTGCTATTCTTCAACCGAATGCCTTGAAATATTGGTTGCTAACAAAGATTATTATTCTTCCTTGATAGATAAAGCCGGCGATGATGCCCTTGAATTTATCGACATTATACGTGGTAATCTTGAAAAAAATACAGGAAACACTTTGCTGAAAGAGTTCAGTACAAAAATTGACGAGGAACTAGCAGAGAATATTACTATATCCTATGTTGATTATTTTTCACCTGATAGGAAATCAAGCGGTTCTGACAAAATCCCAAATTTGATAAAACGAAAAATTGAAAAGGGCCGTATGCTTCATTTCCTTGTTGATAACAATATGGTAGATGGAGATGACCCACATGTAGGTGAGTTAAAAAGGCTTCATATAAAATACATATATAAAGGTGAGAAAAAGGAAAAAATAGTGACAGAAGGAAATTGGATGAGTTTACCGTAGGTCAAACCAATTTATTCACTTCTTCTTATTTTGACAGAAGTTCTAATTAAATAACCCCAAAGATAAAAATTTGAGGAAAGGCAACTGATAAAAGCTACAAATGAAATAGCGCTACTTATAACAACTATTAGCTTACTAGAACACACACGTAATCCATGCTAAAGAAAATAATCGACTACTTGGTGCAAGACTTGGAAGTGCAACCCAATGTGGCAGTTACAATTATTTTATCACTTCTGACATTTTGTTTGGGTTTTATCATAACATGGACTGCAGCAGGAGTTTCTAAATGGATCAAGAGGAGAAATTACAAAAGAAGCCTTAGAGTGGTTATTCATAACTTTCTGGAATCCTGTAGGAAACAGTATTTACTTTTAGAGCCATTGACGAAACAAAAGGGATTTTTAGAAGGGGAGAATTACAATGTCTTTGTCAAGTCAAACTTTGGCCAACATTATCTATCGTCTATAGATATTAAAACTTTTATTGATAATTTTTCATCTTTTTTTAGCAAAAGGAGGCCACAAGAGATTGCTGATTTTTTTGAAATTGTAGAGACTGTGAGGGCAGTGAAGGATACTTCTAAAGAACAAATAACTATTTACCAATCAAGCTATGATGAAAACCTCAAAAAATACAACGAAAACCTTAACGAGTTAAGAAAGCTAAATGATGAATTTGCACTGGAATATTCTGGTAAGAATGTAAATCCACACTTGGTAAGCTATATTTCCAATTTTGCAAGCACTTTTATTAAATGGATTGAAGGCGGTGGCAATAAAAGTGTTCAAGCTACCAATTTTGAAATTGTAACACCTTTAATCGAAATTGCTAAATCTTTTCCTCACGGCCCTCATTCTCGAAAAATAATAGATCATTGTGTTCAATGTAGGGCTGCATTTGAAAACATTTACAATGTTGACGAGTATATGAAAGATGAGATCGGCAACCTGCGGAAAATTCATAAGAATTCTTACGATAGAGGTATCGCACTTGTAAAAAAATGGTAATGCACGAAATAAGAGTATCTAATAATTTTTTTGCATTATTCTAAGAGGCTTGAATTTTAAAAGCTGTAGCATGAACGAAATGAAATTTCCAAAAGAAGAAATAGAACTGCTTTTTTACGAATGCTATTCTTCTGTAGAAGAAAAAACTATCCTTGAGTTGAATGAAAGAGAAGTAAATGGAAATATTTGTAATGTAGTAGTTGGCCTGGCAAAACATTGCTATTGTACATTTCTGCTTACTGATAGCAAAGACGTGTAGTTCCAGTTCCTATATATAAACGGCGGTAAAACAGAGCTTGAAGGTGATTGTTTAACAATGTCTTTATCTACCAAGCATCATGATTATGTGTTGTTTTATTTTTGCAATTTTCTTGCCCACAACTATGAGGAAGTAGATTCAATTGATTCATCTAACACTTTTCAAAGTCAGTTAAGGACAATGATGGAGAAAATTAATTTTATAACTGTTGATAATTTCACTTTTGACAAGCTTGAGAATCCGATCTTCTTTGCTCCACATAAACGAGGTGTAATAAAAATTAATTTGTTGGATCGATTACAGCTTTACCGAGATATATTTTATTCTTCGAAAAATGAAACAGAAACTGAATTTTCAGGCGATCATGTGTATTTAATGCTAAATAAACGAAACAATTATATTAAGATAGGAAAAAGCAAAACCCTTGGTTTTAGGGAAAAAACACTTCAGGCGGATGAACCCGAAGTTGTATTAGTTGTAACTTGGCATGCACCTGCAAAAGTGGAAAAGGAATTGCATCGAATGTTTTCTGATAAAAGGAAAAGGGGAGAATGGTTTAATTTGAAATTAAAGGAACTTAAGATTATCAAAGAGTATATGAAGCTTTATTTAACTAAATGATAGATCTTAACAGTCCATGACACTTTATCAATTTAACAGGCTCGATGAATTAGAGCAGCTGGAAGCCGTTTGGGAGCATGGTGCATTGGTGGCAGAACGTGAAGATGAGGTGAACCGTTACAAGCTTTACCAGATCGATTCATTTTATGTGGAAGTAGAATGGCACAAAGAGTATAATATGCGCAAGTCTTTTTATTCTTTTGCGAGTACCAATGCGGAGAAGATGAAGCCTTATTTGGAGAAGATTGATATTTAAAAAATTAAATACAGATAAGTAGCCACGAATTTCACGAATGGATACGAAAAGAAAGAATCGACTATGCATTCCCGTTAGTTATGTTGTTGAGTTGCGATAGATTGTAAGTCCCGGGGGGTCGGCTAAGGCCAGACCCCGGGTGAAGTATGACTTAATGTGTTATCCTAATACATGACTTGCCAGTAATTTTTGCACTTCATACACATCCACCGATTTATTGAATTTTTTACTGATGCTTGGGGTTGCTTCACTGGAGACCCAAATCTTTAATTCAGCATCAAGATCGAATGTGCCAGAAGTTTCGATACTGAATTTGGAAATGCTTTTATAGGTGAGCGATTTATACTCGACCTTACTCCCTGTGATGCCTTGCACATCGATAATAATAAAACGCTTGTTGGTAAAGATGAATGTGTCACGGATGAGTTTGAAGCCCAATTCAATCTGTTCGTTTTGAATGAGCAGTTTCCCGTACTGTTTTTGTAAATCATCATTACTGACTGAACCAGCGTTACCCATGAGTGCGGAAAGAAGACCCATTTTGTTTGATTTGTGTTTTTAGTTTTTTAAATATGCTACCTGGCTTTGATTTATTTTCATGTCGTCTACAATTCTTTTTGCTATTTGATTTTTTACAACCACAGCATTGACCTTTATATTTACCTGGATTGCATCCATTACATTGTCGTTGTATAAACCAAGGTATACTTTACCAACCAATGGGGCCGTCATTTTGGAAGCATCGTTTATTACATCGCCTTGTTTGTATTGATAATACGTTTGGTCTTTCATAAAGGCTAGTACGTTTTCCCAATTACTAATAAACCTATACTTTACGTTATCGCCACCCTGCGCTTTTTGGAATGCGTTGAAACCAAAAAGTGCCAGTGCACCCATAATACCATAGCCTGGAACCGAGGAGGCTTTATAAGCTGCTGTTTTTATAAATTCTGATTGACCTTTTTGGTAAGCTTCCTGACCTTCAATGCCTACTCCAATATAGTAACTCCATGAAACTGTTCCTTGCGGCAATGTAAAATCGACAACTGTTTTATTGGTATTTCCATTTAACGCCGAGGTTGATGAGACTTTTGCTATCTGATCAGTTATTGTTTCGATTGATGTATCGCTGCTTGCAATATAGAGTTCTTCTTTTGGCGTGATAATGGTGTCATAGACAGTTTTCCAATAAACAGAGGAATTAAACTTTGCTGTTTCCTGTGAGCCAGGTATCCGTTGAATATTAATTTTACATACCCTGCCTCCGATGGCTGAGTTGGAAAAGCGAAATTTATAAATACCTGTGTGATTTATTGTGATGGTTTTGTTTTGGATTTTTTTGGATTTATAGTCCATGAACTTGG
The DNA window shown above is from Lacibacter sp. H375 and carries:
- a CDS encoding P-loop NTPase fold protein produces the protein MSKSVTYPRFISNLPCGDDLFESKSQERTAKQIAEHITAGDKDYQLIGLDGEWGSGKSNAISIVRKQLEKKHHLFIYDTWAHQEDLQRRSFLEELTDDLQKNHIVDQVEWRTRLNDLLAKKKVTITKTIPRLSYAIIASLLVAILTPLTKVISDEVPDDKPIYKFLIAAAPLMIAIGVWIIAALRDKQLWNITQLFSIYEKQDLQKITDETISENEPSVREFRNWMHQLDQASNKKIVIVFDNMDRLPSEKIKIIWALLHTFFSAGYYSNIWVIVPFDRSHVRQAFEKDGGDNNFEKTNHFINKTFSVIFTISPAVLTDWKKFFEIKFKDAFGEEEKAEFIIARKIFDLHHASITPRKIIAFLNDIVSQKMIWREQIKLRYIATFVLNRQEIAASPLFEIFNKKFLGKAKGLFAGDDTVSNNIAALLYNIPLEKAAQVALQREIEITIRERRIDDLKKMADSPDFISILEQLEVEDIDIEATTICLNEIQKALPTTNEDSFQVIWDRIIGSQLATQIQAVEFTEIHKILIQQSRPEQRKYFVAYLLKGFSGASEFAGSRYFSALSGIEEFLKVNNFNIDYLLLVKPKQLSPEQFLDYLDKAGSNYKKYKASSASASVEEYLLNKTPGDLANASVIQHLKDEFQFTELKHKIESTINNKQVTLQNVYSLFATYSAVSPELLLSAKLQDQQIYDLLAEAEEDSNEYNELATMRIARANKFANNGPAMNTLLSVVDDDYISAIYSRIQCYADYGGLLVSVCNWQKPALQAVLKKMILSSNGQSLRILEILSRFSQIAVAVGVSKEDLLKDLNRWVDSLRDQLTIDYLKSAIPDEEFYKDALSIECELSDLVLKIAVKYVEQESEDHWNEAFKGNDPYLLNVLNILLPSDKIVEFPQSLFAAYKTALKAIADGDDDYDISNVPHGLWDMLFVKCDKSHLQATVKDIRDIFLRDSKILETQFLFFEPMLRELGGLQEWSGEVVRKILTSCYSSTECLEILVANKDYYSSLIDKAGDDALEFIDIIRGNLEKNTGNTLLKEFSTKIDEELAENITISYVDYFSPDRKSSGSDKIPNLIKRKIEKGRMLHFLVDNNMVDGDDPHVGELKRLHIKYIYKGEKKEKIVTEGNWMSLP
- a CDS encoding GIY-YIG nuclease family protein, with translation MSLSTKHHDYVLFYFCNFLAHNYEEVDSIDSSNTFQSQLRTMMEKINFITVDNFTFDKLENPIFFAPHKRGVIKINLLDRLQLYRDIFYSSKNETETEFSGDHVYLMLNKRNNYIKIGKSKTLGFREKTLQADEPEVVLVVTWHAPAKVEKELHRMFSDKRKRGEWFNLKLKELKIIKEYMKLYLTK
- a CDS encoding PH domain-containing protein translates to MGLLSALMGNAGSVSNDDLQKQYGKLLIQNEQIELGFKLIRDTFIFTNKRFIIIDVQGITGSKVEYKSLTYKSISKFSIETSGTFDLDAELKIWVSSEATPSISKKFNKSVDVYEVQKLLASHVLG